From Dehalococcoidia bacterium:
CCAGCGGGCGAAGCGCCCCTCCGGCGGCGCGAGATCCCAAAGCAAAGCGATGGCGCCGGGGCGCAGCACGCGCGCGATCTCGCGAAGCGCGGCCTGAGCGCCGCGCACATCGAGGAAGCGGAGCAGGTCGCCGCAGACCGCCATGTCGAAGGATGCGTCGGAGAACGGCAGCGCGGCGGGATCGGCGAGGAACGCGGTGAGCGGACGCGCGTTGCGCAGGAAGTTGCGGCCGGCGCGGCGAGCGAGCCGCGGCGAAGGCTCGACGCCGGCGGCGGAGTGGCGTTCGAACTTGACCGCGTTGTCGAGCAGCAGCAGCCGGCTGCCGGCGCCGCAACCGACCTCCAGGACGCGATGGTCGCGATGGATGAGCAGTTCTTGGTGCAGGCGAAAGACGGGCGGGTTCGCGAGCATCTGGCCGGGGATCGTCTGCAGGAAGCGGCGCCAGGGTGTGCCGGCGAGTTGTCGTTCGCGGCGCGCGATGTCGTCGGGATTCATTGCCGGGAACGATAGGGGTTGTTGTGGGAAGCGGGAAGCGGGGTGCTGGAGGTCGGAGGGGGACGTATCCGCAGATGAGACAGATGGGGCAGAGTCGGAGGTCGGAGGGGGACATATCCGCAGATGAGACAGATGGGACAGATAGGACGGACGGATGAGGGGGTAGAATGGCGCGCAATGGCGAAGGCGCAGGAGCAGCCCGAACGCATCACGACCGGCGATCCGCTCGAGGGGGATATCGCTGCGGATACGTCACTGCGGCCGCGACGGCTCGCGGAGTACATCAACCAGGAGAAGGTCAAGGACAACATCTCGATCAGCATCGAGGCGGCGCAGAAGCGCGGGGAGCCGCTGGACCACGTGCTGCTGTACGGGCCGCCGGGGCTCGGCAAGACGACGCTGGCGTACATCATCGCGGCGGAGATGCAGGTGAGCATCCGCGTCACGTCGGGGCCGGCGATCGAGCGGATCGGCGACGTGGCGGCGATCCTGACGAGCCTGAAGGCGGGCGATGTGCTGTTCATCGACGAGATCCACCGGCTTTCGCGGGTGGTGGAGGAGTTTCTGTACCCGGCGCTCGAGGAGTCGGCGATCGACTGGGTGACGGGCAAGGGGCCGGGGGCGCGTTCGATCAGGCTCGCGATCAAGCCGTTCACGCTGATCGGCGCGACGACGCGCTACGCGATGATGTCGCCGCCGCTGCGCGATCGGTTCGGCTCGGTGTACCGTCTTGATTTTCACGACGTGGACGCGCTGTCGTTGATCATCCGCCGCTCGGCTTCGATCCTCGGGACGCCGATCGATGATGCGGGGACGCTGGCGCTGGCTCGGCGTGCGCGCGGGACGCCGCGCGTGGCGAACAGGCTGCTGCGCCGCGTGCGTGACTACGCGCAGGTGCGCGCGGACGGCGCGATCACGGAAGGCGTCGCCGCGGAGGCGCTGGGGCGGTTGGAGATCGACGCGCTCGGGCTCGACAACGTCGATTACCGGGTGCTGAGGACGATCATCGAGAAATTCGACGGCGGGCCGGTGGGGCTGGAGACGATCGCGGCCTCGATCGCCGAGGAAGCGGACACGATCATGGACGTGTACGAGCCGTACCTGATGCAGATGGGCTTTCTACAGCGGACGGCGCGCGGGCGGCAGGCGACGCGGCTCGCGTACGAGCACCTGGGGCTGACGCCGAACCAGGCGACGCCCTCACCGCAGAAGACGCTGTTCGATCAGGGCTGACGCTACGTCTGAAGCTGGCCGCGGCGGTCGTAGCGGTGCAGCGAGAGCGGTTGGGCGCGGCTGAGCACGCCTTCGGCGCGCTCCACGCGGTTCGCATCCTGCGAGATGACGCCGAGCAGCACGTGGCGGTTGCTGGTGACGCGGTACGGGGCATCGGCGTTGTCGCTCGCGTCCATGCGGAGCATGGCGCCGACGAACGCGCCGAGCGTGCCACCGACGATGATGCCGAGGATCAACCAGTACCAGAAGGCCAACGGCGTGCCGGGAATAGCGGCTAGCACGGCGCCGACGGTGCCGCCGATGACGGCGCCAACGCCGCCCCAGATAACGCTGTGGCGCAGCCAATCGTTGGTGAGTTGCACATCCGCCTCGTGGATGGATGCGTTGTCGACGTGCGATTCAGCATCGGCGACGGTGGCGCCGAGCAGCGAATACTCCGCGCCGTCGATGCCGGCGAGTTGCAGGGCATCGATCGCTTTCTTCGCGGCGCCCATGTTCTCGTAGGCGGCGATGATGTTGTAATCGGAGAACTTCGCTCCGAATGCTTCGGCCTCGGCGCGCACTGCTTCGCCGCGGCCGGACTCGTCAGGCTCCAGGCGTCGGTTCAGGCTCATGGTGATCCCCTCCGCTCGATCCGATGATGCGGGTAGGACGGTCACGCGGGCATTGCCCCGCCAATCGAGCGGGTTTCGATTCGGGATCAATCGCGGGAAGCGGCGCGGTGTTGCGTGGTACATTTTGGAAGCATGACGACAGCGATGGACGACCTGGCGGCGCTGAAAGGCGCGATCGAGCGCTACTGCATCAGGATCTACCCGGAGCCCGTTGCGTTGAATTCGGGTGGGTGGAGTAACTATTACTCAGACGGCAAGGCGGTGACGCTGCATCCGCGGTACGCGCGGATCATCGGGCAGATGATGGCGCCGATCGTGATCGAGTCGGGGGCGGAGGCGATCGGCGGCCTGGCGACGGGCTGTATTCCGATCGCGAGCGCCGTGGCCAACGCGGCATTGGCGCAGGGGCGCGTGCTGCCGACGTTCTTCGGGCGGCCGGCGCCGAAGGATCACGGGCCGCAGACCAAGGCGGCGATCTCGCAGTCCGCGAGCGAGGACGACGCGCCGCTGGTGCGGCCGGGGCGCCGGGTGGCGATCGTCGAGGATGCGGTGACGCAGGGCGGCGCGGCGATGCAGGCCGTCGACGTGGCGCTCGCCGAGGGCTGCGACGTGGTGCTGGTGCTGACGATGATCGAGCGGCACGAAGGCGGCGGCGCGCGCTTTCACGAGCGCGGCATTCCGTTCAGGCGGCTGTTCTACACGCG
This genomic window contains:
- a CDS encoding class I SAM-dependent methyltransferase; translation: MNPDDIARRERQLAGTPWRRFLQTIPGQMLANPPVFRLHQELLIHRDHRVLEVGCGAGSRLLLLDNAVKFERHSAAGVEPSPRLARRAGRNFLRNARPLTAFLADPAALPFSDASFDMAVCGDLLRFLDVRGAQAALREIARVLRPGAIALLWDLAPPEGRFARWQRFWLRAYREDRIAGAKSLMSLAERSRFAYSRDAELRPYFWPPVPRASFIAGTLPPGWRVENGNLIPPPESP
- the ruvB gene encoding Holliday junction branch migration DNA helicase RuvB, which gives rise to MAKAQEQPERITTGDPLEGDIAADTSLRPRRLAEYINQEKVKDNISISIEAAQKRGEPLDHVLLYGPPGLGKTTLAYIIAAEMQVSIRVTSGPAIERIGDVAAILTSLKAGDVLFIDEIHRLSRVVEEFLYPALEESAIDWVTGKGPGARSIRLAIKPFTLIGATTRYAMMSPPLRDRFGSVYRLDFHDVDALSLIIRRSASILGTPIDDAGTLALARRARGTPRVANRLLRRVRDYAQVRADGAITEGVAAEALGRLEIDALGLDNVDYRVLRTIIEKFDGGPVGLETIAASIAEEADTIMDVYEPYLMQMGFLQRTARGRQATRLAYEHLGLTPNQATPSPQKTLFDQG